In Oncorhynchus clarkii lewisi isolate Uvic-CL-2024 chromosome 24, UVic_Ocla_1.0, whole genome shotgun sequence, one DNA window encodes the following:
- the LOC139382217 gene encoding receptor-interacting serine/threonine-protein kinase 4-like: MRNKILWSDETKIELFGLNAKRHVWIDGKINGAKYRKILDENLLNNAQDLRLGQRFTFQHNNNLKHISKTTQEWLRDKSLKAGASRKFRIFKKDDCEADWIKVTERSIGQVYRVKLRLWRENCALKSFETILTGISFCMRMIEEASKMEQVTFKYIYGVCNDPPAVVTEYMSNGSMDHLLTSRALVWPKKFQTIHEATTGMNFLHSMNPPLLHLNLKPSSIRLDNHLHIKVRIAL; the protein is encoded by the exons atgagaaacaagattctctggtctgatgaaaccaagattgaactctttggcctgaatgccaagcgtcacgtctggatcGACGGAaaaattaacggagcaaagtacagaaagatccttgatgaaaacttgctcaataacgctcaggacctcagactggggcaaaggttcacctttcaacataACAACAACCTTAAACACAtatccaagacaacacaggagtggcttcgggacaagtctctgaaa GCGGGGGCATCGAGAAAGTTCAGGATCTTCAAGAAGGATGACTGTGAGGCTGACTGGATTAAGGTGACGGAACGCAGCATTGGCCAGGTTTACAGAGTGAAACTCAGGCTTTGGAGAGAAAATTGTGCCCTGAAAAGCTTTGAAACCATCCTCACTGGCATCAGTTTCTGCAT GAGAATGATAGAGGAGGCATCCAAGATGGAGCAAGTGACATTCAAGTACATCTACGGGGTGTGTAATGACCCTCCCGCCGTGGTGACGGAGTACATGAGTAATGGCTCCATGGATCATCTCCTCACCAGCCGCGCGTTGGTGTGGCCCAAGAAGTTCCAGACGATTCACGAGGCCACCACGGGCATGAACTTCCTTCACAGCATGAACCCTCCACTTCTCCACCTGAACCTCAAGCCTTCAAGCATCCGTCTAGACAATCACCTCCACATCAAGGTGAGGATAGCTCTTTAG